The Deltaproteobacteria bacterium HGW-Deltaproteobacteria-18 nucleotide sequence TCGCAATGCACCTTCGGGCAGATCAGGGCGGCCTGGACCGCGAAATGCCTCTGATTCGCGCTCTCCTGCGGGACGTTCCGGCGCGCCCCGTCGTTCAAGCGCTTCGGGACGCGTGTTCGGTGTGGCCGCTGCCGCTTCCTGAGCATGGATCTTTGGCCTGAGCGGTCGAATTATCAGTCAATAAAAGTAAACCCCCTGCACGTGTCTGCGAGCAGGGGGTTTTTTGCGTTGTTGGACAATGAGGTCGCAAGGACCGCACTTAATTTCTGGAGGGCAGGGGCGGCGCGCTTTGAGGCACCGCAGGTCCGGAGGTTCCGTTGATGAGAGGATTGACGGACAGCTGGCCATTTTCCCCGGATGTCGAATTCATGTCCACGGGGCTGCGCGTCGGATCGTTGAAGAGCAGGATGCTGACACGTCGGTTGCGGGGGTCTTCCGGGTTTTCGCGGATCAGTGGCTGTGTGGCGGCATATCCAGCCACCCGGACCATGCGCTTGGGGTCCACCCCGAATTCCTGGAGGATGACACGGGCGGATGATGCACGGTCCGTGGAAAGCTCCCAGTTGGTGTACCGGGACTGCGGACCTCCAAGAGGTATGGCGTCGGTGTGGCCCTCCACGGCAATCTGATTGGGCAGGTCGCGCACGGTGTCGGCGATGACTTTCAGCACGCTTCGGGCATCTCCGGTCAGTTGCGCACTGGCCGAATCAAAAAAGGGGTTACCCTCCCCGTAAAGCATCTGGATGCGCACGCCGTTGTCAAAGGTGTCGATGATGAGCTCATCCTTGTATTCCTTCAGGCGCTCCTCGATCATCTTGGCCATGGCTTCCTTGAGGATTTCCTCCTGGGATTTGCCTTCGGCGAACATGCCGGTCGTCCCTTCCATGATGAGTGGCTTGAGCTGTGGGTCGGAGGCGCTTTGACCGCCAGCCCCCATGCTCATGGAGGGCGGCAGCCCGTCTATGACTGAAAATTCCTTGAAGTAGATGGACAGCTGCTCTTTTTTCTCTTCGCTCACGTTGTTCAGGAGCCACATCAGCAGAAAGAAGGCCATCATGGCCGTGACCAGGTCGGCGTAGGCGATCTTCCAGGCGCCTCCGTGATGTCCTCCGTGTCCGCCTTTCTTGACCTTCTTGATTATGACAGCTTTTTTTTCGGCCACGGCTACTTCTTGCGCACTGCGCTTTCGAGTTCTTCGAAGGTGGGGCGGGACGAGCTGGGCACGGCACGTCGGGCGGCTTCGAGAGCCAGGGCCGGGGCCCAGCCGAGGGCGAAGGACATGATGGCGGTTTTGGATACGTTCAGGAGCGTGTGCTGGTCCCGGACCTGGTGTTCGACGTTGGTGGCGAAGGGCGCGACGAAACCATAGGCCATCAGGATGCCGAAGAATGTTCCGACCAGCGCCGCACCGATGTGCGCGCCCAGAACCTCCGGCGGCTCGTTGAGCGCGCCCATGGTGATGACGACGCCGAGCACGCAGGCCACGATGCCGAGGGCGGGCATGGAGTCGGCGAGTTTGTTGATGGAACCGGCGGCGATCATCTCTTCTTCGTGATGCGCTTCCATGTCGATGTCCATGATGGATTCGAATTCATGGGGTTCCATGCCGGCCATGGCGTAAGTCTTTACGTTGTCGCAGATGAAATCGAGCACGTGGTGGTTTTTGATCACAAAGGGGTAGGGCGTGAAGATGCTGCTTTCCTTGGGCTTGTTGGCGTGGCTTTCGAGCGCGATGATTCCTTCATGCTTGGCCAGGGTCAGCAGGTCATAGAGCGCGCGCAGCAATTGGAGATATTCGTCCTTGCCCGGAGCCTTGGCCTTGAAGGCGCTGGCGAAGCCGCCCATCGTCAGCTTGATGACCTTCATCGGCGAGGCGATGAGGAAGGTGCCGATCGCCGCGCCGAGAATGATGACGAATTCAGCAGGCTGCCACAGAACGCTGAAGTTTCCGTGGGCCATGATGTAGCCGCCCGCTACACAGCCCATAACAACAATTAAGCCAATGATCGCAAACATCGCGCTGTAACCCGCCTCTCTCTTTGAATTGAAATACGTCGTGAATGGTGTTGGCGGAATATCGCCGTGGCAATAAGCCTATCCACCTATCGAAAAACAAGTGAAACGTCTAACCCCGAATTTCAGGCTTTTCCTCGAACCGGGTCAGAAAAAAGCTACGGGGATGTCAGTTATGCCGCCCTCTCCCTGCTCATTTCACTTGGCCGCGAATGGTCTTGACCCGCTCCAGATATGCGGCTGCGGAAGCAGCGTCGCCTGCGTCTTTCAGGGTAAAGGCCAGCGCCTCCATCGTGTCGGCCACGGAGGGCGCCGAGGAGCCGAAAAGTTTCTCGCGGATGGACAGGGCCTGCATGAACATGTTCCGGGCCTGCTCCAGATCCCCCAGCTTGCGGTTGACCACTCCCAGATTGTGCAGGAGCTGAGCCACATCAGCATGATTCTGGCCGAGGCCGG carries:
- the motA gene encoding flagellar motor stator protein MotA, whose protein sequence is MFAIIGLIVVMGCVAGGYIMAHGNFSVLWQPAEFVIILGAAIGTFLIASPMKVIKLTMGGFASAFKAKAPGKDEYLQLLRALYDLLTLAKHEGIIALESHANKPKESSIFTPYPFVIKNHHVLDFICDNVKTYAMAGMEPHEFESIMDIDMEAHHEEEMIAAGSINKLADSMPALGIVACVLGVVITMGALNEPPEVLGAHIGAALVGTFFGILMAYGFVAPFATNVEHQVRDQHTLLNVSKTAIMSFALGWAPALALEAARRAVPSSSRPTFEELESAVRKK
- a CDS encoding chemotaxis protein yields the protein MAEKKAVIIKKVKKGGHGGHHGGAWKIAYADLVTAMMAFFLLMWLLNNVSEEKKEQLSIYFKEFSVIDGLPPSMSMGAGGQSASDPQLKPLIMEGTTGMFAEGKSQEEILKEAMAKMIEERLKEYKDELIIDTFDNGVRIQMLYGEGNPFFDSASAQLTGDARSVLKVIADTVRDLPNQIAVEGHTDAIPLGGPQSRYTNWELSTDRASSARVILQEFGVDPKRMVRVAGYAATQPLIRENPEDPRNRRVSILLFNDPTRSPVDMNSTSGENGQLSVNPLINGTSGPAVPQSAPPLPSRN